ATGAAATTGTAATCTAAGTTATGCACGATTTTGGAGTTGCAGATCTTCACTGCTAAAATAATGTTGCTCTTGAATGTGGGATTCTTTTCTTTGATCCTTCTCTCTACTCTTCTGCTGTCAAAAGGCTCCAAACGCGTGAAAGTTCTTGGCTGGATCTGCATGTGCTTCTCAGCTACTGTCTTCGCTGCTCCTTTGAGCATCATTGTGAGAACAAAagaaacctctctctctctctctctctctctctctctctctctcgcgtgTTTGCTTCTCTTACTAGCAAATAATTTGATGCATTGAACGCATAAGAatgaaaactttttttttccattaaaTTGAATCGCAGAGGCAAGTTGTTCGCACAAGAAGCGTAGAATACATGCCATTCACGCTGTCGCTCTTCCTTACCATAAGCGCAGTGGCATGGTTCTTCTACGGACTGCTCACAAACGACCTATATGTCATGGTATAGTTTCTCATCCATTAACCGTATGGAGTCCACCAaactaagaaaacaaaacaaaacggaaaaaaaaaaaactgcatcaGCGGTATCTTTCGCTAACTTTCGGCTTGTTGCTGCTGTCTTGCCCAACATAGTTTCCAAACGTTCTGGGATTCGCCTTTGGTGCCGTCCAAATGTTGCTCTACGTAGTATACAAGTACATGGTCAAGAAGGTCGTCGTAGAGCCTGCCGTGCTCGAGCACATAGTCACCATCGGCGTACAAAAGGCTGGAGTCGAGCTGCAGGTGCCTGCTGAGGAAAGCAGCGGCAAGGAAGCCATGAAGGCAAATGAGGGGACCAATGGTCGCGACAAGGGGAAGCCGCGAGAGGAGAATGGGCTTGAGATAAGCCCCGCCTGAGTCTTGGTGgtggctggagcggtgatggagTGAGGTTCCCTTTAGTAGTGAAGCACCTCATGCATGGTTTCATTTCATTACTTAGCTAAACCCAGAGAGAGATGAAACACTATCTTTCACTCTCTCCCTATATCCCTTATTCTTCTACTCCCTTTCCATCTCTAGTTATATGTTCTAGTCATAAGTGATGTACTAAGGTGCTTTTACACTAGAAAAAAAAGGTGTGCTCTGAAGCTATTGTTATCAAAAACCAAAAGCTTGACGCTTTTATATGCATCTCTCTTGGCATTAACCATGTAATTTTAATCCAAGGACTTGTTTTCAGTAGAAGCTCCCACCATGATACTACCGCTGTGTCTTAATTCACTTTGTGTTTTTGtgtgtatgagagagagagagagagagagaggagggcgaAGTTGGTATCAgtcttaaggaaaaaaaaatggggTAATTAATTCCCCACCCTCCAAAAGACGGCGCTATAACAAAAAGTCCCCGTTTGACCGGTCTTAAAATCTTCCATCCAATATCTCTACTAAGTTTAATTCCGGAGCccctttaatttttttca
This is a stretch of genomic DNA from Phoenix dactylifera cultivar Barhee BC4 chromosome 9, palm_55x_up_171113_PBpolish2nd_filt_p, whole genome shotgun sequence. It encodes these proteins:
- the LOC120112040 gene encoding bidirectional sugar transporter SWEET13-like; this translates as MLWIFYAFVKTNSMLLITINSTGCVIEMIYIIMYLAYAPRSARIFTAKIMLLLNVGFFSLILLSTLLLSKGSKRVKVLGWICMCFSATVFAAPLSIIRQVVRTRSVEYMPFTLSLFLTISAVAWFFYGLLTNDLYVMFPNVLGFAFGAVQMLLYVVYKYMVKKVVVEPAVLEHIVTIGVQKAGVELQVPAEESSGKEAMKANEGTNGRDKGKPREENGLEISPA